In the genome of Neodiprion pinetum isolate iyNeoPine1 chromosome 2, iyNeoPine1.2, whole genome shotgun sequence, one region contains:
- the LOC124211705 gene encoding uncharacterized protein yields the protein MLEAPPGSHEDLVEAARIPCTQQSDLDAMLYGYTNSIYVLDHAQESLPDMDMLQLFASPAGRALVVNESQPKGSMLTSCLSRESSSRSKNSCRRASGTGTASAPASPPRHRKSSAELYKEAAEILGLTCSMTDSCRCIDCQSNYFDCEEDYGDTRTEVAAGTPILHALSHPLTCTIQ from the exons ATGCTGGAGGCCCCACCGGGCAGCCACGAGGACCTGGTCGAGGCTGCTAGGATACCGTGCACACAGCAATCGG ATCTCGACGCTATGTTGTACGGCTACACAAACAGTATTTACGTGCTGGACCATGCGCAGGAATCGTTGCCG GACATGGACATGCTGCAGCTATTCGCCTCGCCGGCGGGAAGAGCGTTGGTGGTGAACGAAAGCCAGCCGAAAGGTTCGATGCTGACTTCCTGCCTGTCGCGAGAATCGTCGTCGAGGTCGAAGAACAGCTGCAGACGAGCTTCGGGAACGGGAACCGCGAGTGCCCCGGCATCGCCTCCTCGACACCGGAAGTCCAGCGCCGAACTTTACAAGGAAGCGGCGGAGATACTCGGACTCACGTGCTCGATGACTGACAGCTGTCGATGCATCGACTGCCAG AGCAACTACTTTGACTGCGAGGAGGATTACGGCGACACGAGAACGGAAGTCGCCGCAGGCACGCCGATTCTTCACGCTCTTTCGCATCCGCTTACTTGTACCATTCAGTAG
- the LOC124211704 gene encoding uncharacterized protein, producing the protein MSKSSSGGNDGSRSSSVECDDANNQQPINIQALVNSNGRIDETPGSADENALCSRNEPLVPNSPPPSYEHVLEETRMAVGQPANNAEDEIRPAANNREREEIPDGGTDRGGRTPIKGPEILHKSSKELYRAVAKQWGITCKMSDQCRCFDCQSHYFDCEYERDEQEKTDGGLGAGTPMFLSEVMHGTACTII; encoded by the exons ATGTCGAAGTCGTCGAGCGGGGGAAACGACGGAAGTCGGAGCAGCAGCGTCGAGTGCGATGACGCGAATAATCAGCAGCCAATCAACATTCAGGCGCTGGTAAACTCCAACGGGAGAATAGACGAGACGCCCGGCTCCGCCGATGAAAACGCTCTCTGCTCCAGGAACGAACCTCTTGTGCCAAACTCGCCGCCTCCGTCTTACGAGCACGTTCTCGAAGAA ACGAGAATGGCCGTTGGACAGCCGGCAAATAATGCGGAAGATGAAATTCGCCCTGCAGCAAATaacagggagagagaggaaatACCGGATGGCGGTACAG atCGGGGTGGAAGAACACCGATAAAGGGTCCAGAAATATTGCACAAGTCGAGTAAAGAGTTGTACAGAGCTGTGGCCAAGCAATGGGGTATTACGTGCAAGATGAGCGATCAGTGCCGGTGTTTTGATTGCCAG AGCCATTACTTCGATTGTGAATACGAGAGAGACGAGCAGGAGAAAACGGACGGAGGTTTAGGCGCCGGGACGCCGATGTTCCTTTCGGAAGTGATGCATGGTACAGCCTGTACGATTATATAA